One segment of Dolichospermum sp. DET69 DNA contains the following:
- a CDS encoding N-6 DNA methylase, giving the protein MIFPLDSTPREYTKFEPDLLYKLVRIFDREELRTATGDVFGRIYEYFLNKFAMTGAQEGGEFFTPPSLVRLIVNIIEPDRGNVLDPAIGSGGMAVQTGHFLEDRGDNAAAKITFHGQEKSDTNTNLAKMNLAVHGLEGKIRQGNTFYDRWEELIGKCNYVMSNPPFNVDGVSPDKVKSDPRLFTEKKIPGIAAKTKAVSNANYLWIQYFYSYLNATGRAGFVMASSASDAGHGEKEIRQELINTQAVDIIISIGTNFFYTRSLPCTLWFLDKGKPAERKDKILMIDARNIYRVVTRKIRDFTDEQLQNITAISWLYRGQSERFLKLVGEYLNQTHQEAGNIEGVLNQLDQPLAKLTEFFYNFNDSLGDSLPLLKNLPEVEELVAEDIANQNLGAFRGTLNELTAEVEEFTTVKKKVISDLQLHLAWFRENLTPLPPFPTREEGKDNNSPLLIGEGLGERSINEIQKECAAKFAVFIPQLKTLQKHINELHKLVNRAVEIAEKKLEARKQEVWDNKEVKKHQNALDTAKDTGIFAIKSTLYMKAQVTWLQSRFPDAVFMDVPGLCKVVTLDNIAHEDYSLTPGRYVGVGIAAGEDEEDIEERLKEIHLELASLNEEAVELGASILVNFEELLG; this is encoded by the coding sequence ATAATATTCCCCCTCGACTCTACCCCAAGGGAATATACAAAATTTGAGCCAGATTTATTATATAAATTAGTCCGCATTTTTGATCGGGAAGAATTACGCACAGCTACAGGTGATGTATTTGGGCGAATTTATGAATATTTTCTCAATAAATTTGCCATGACGGGAGCGCAGGAAGGGGGAGAATTTTTTACACCACCTTCTTTAGTTCGTCTGATTGTGAATATTATTGAACCTGATCGGGGAAATGTGCTAGATCCTGCTATTGGTAGTGGAGGAATGGCTGTACAAACTGGGCATTTTCTGGAAGATCGCGGTGATAATGCAGCCGCAAAAATTACTTTTCATGGACAGGAAAAGTCTGATACTAATACCAATTTGGCAAAAATGAACTTAGCGGTTCATGGTTTAGAAGGAAAAATTCGCCAAGGTAATACATTTTATGATCGTTGGGAAGAATTGATCGGTAAATGTAATTATGTCATGTCTAACCCACCGTTTAATGTTGATGGAGTTAGTCCAGATAAAGTAAAAAGTGACCCCCGGTTATTTACAGAGAAGAAAATCCCCGGAATTGCTGCTAAAACTAAAGCTGTTAGTAATGCTAATTATCTTTGGATTCAATATTTTTATAGTTATTTAAACGCCACAGGTAGAGCAGGGTTTGTGATGGCCAGTTCTGCTTCTGATGCGGGACATGGAGAAAAGGAAATTCGCCAAGAGTTAATTAATACCCAAGCGGTAGATATCATTATTTCTATCGGGACAAACTTTTTTTACACTAGATCCCTACCCTGTACTTTATGGTTTTTAGATAAAGGAAAACCAGCAGAGCGCAAAGATAAAATTTTGATGATTGATGCGCGGAATATCTATCGAGTTGTGACGCGGAAAATTCGTGATTTTACTGATGAACAACTCCAGAATATTACCGCCATTTCTTGGTTATATCGTGGACAGTCGGAACGTTTTTTAAAGTTAGTAGGAGAATATTTAAACCAGACGCACCAAGAAGCCGGAAATATTGAAGGTGTATTAAATCAGTTAGATCAACCTTTGGCAAAGTTAACTGAGTTTTTCTACAATTTTAATGATAGTCTTGGTGATTCTTTGCCATTATTAAAGAACTTACCGGAAGTAGAAGAATTAGTGGCTGAAGATATCGCTAATCAAAATTTAGGGGCTTTTCGTGGGACTTTGAACGAGTTAACCGCAGAAGTTGAAGAATTTACTACTGTGAAGAAAAAGGTAATTAGTGATTTACAATTGCATCTGGCATGGTTTAGAGAGAACCTAACCCCCCTACCCCCCTTCCCTACAAGGGAAGAGGGGAAAGACAATAACTCCCCTCTCCTCATAGGAGAGGGGTTGGGGGAGAGGTCAATAAATGAAATACAAAAAGAATGTGCAGCTAAGTTTGCGGTTTTTATTCCTCAATTAAAAACTCTGCAAAAGCACATTAACGAATTACATAAACTGGTAAATCGTGCGGTGGAAATAGCAGAAAAAAAACTAGAAGCGCGTAAACAGGAAGTTTGGGACAATAAGGAAGTTAAAAAACATCAAAATGCACTGGATACGGCAAAGGATACAGGGATTTTTGCGATTAAATCTACGTTGTATATGAAAGCGCAAGTTACCTGGTTACAATCTCGGTTTCCTGATGCGGTTTTTATGGATGTACCGGGGTTGTGTAAGGTGGTAACGCTGGATAATATAGCTCATGAGGATTATAGTTTAACACCTGGGCGTTATGTGGGTGTAGGGATTGCTGCTGGGGAAGATGAGGAGGATATTGAGGAACGGTTAAAGGAGATTCATTTGGAGTTAGCGAGTTTGAATGAGGAAGCAGTGGAGTTAGGGGCGAGTATTTTGGTTAATTTTGAGGAGTTGCTAGGATGA
- a CDS encoding restriction endonuclease subunit S: MTEVFHKQLVSLSKHCELLTGYPFKSSHFSHSLQDIPLVKGENLGHREIDWIKAVRWPASEAKDFEKFELNPGDIVLAMDRPIVQGRLKFSWIRNYEPLALLVQRVARLRGCNGLTTDFLRYLIASPAFQSHVEKITTGVNIPHISGKDILSFSFALPPCETQKRIAEILSNYDNLIDNNNRRIALLEESIHLLYKDWFVRLRFPGYESVKVVDGVPEGWKKKTLQDIVSPIRQSIHPSNIEANTPYVGLEHIPRQSIALTNWGYSHQVNSNKFIFIKNDILFGKIRPYFHKVVFAPINGICSSDAIVIRPLSKDFFGLALALVSSISFVDYTSKTSKEGSKMPRANWDVMEQYPALIPNSKLLEDFNNLVSLATNQITNLIFMNQRLIQARDLLLPRLMNGTITV, from the coding sequence ATGACAGAAGTGTTTCATAAACAATTAGTTTCTTTATCAAAACACTGTGAATTATTAACAGGTTATCCTTTCAAAAGTTCTCATTTTAGCCATTCATTACAGGATATTCCATTAGTTAAAGGCGAGAATCTTGGTCATCGTGAAATAGACTGGATAAAAGCTGTTAGGTGGCCAGCTAGTGAAGCAAAAGATTTTGAAAAATTCGAGCTAAATCCAGGAGATATAGTGCTTGCAATGGATCGTCCTATTGTTCAAGGTCGTCTTAAGTTTTCGTGGATACGTAATTATGAACCTCTTGCATTATTAGTACAACGAGTTGCTCGTCTTCGTGGATGTAATGGTCTTACAACTGACTTTTTACGCTACTTAATAGCGAGTCCAGCTTTTCAATCTCATGTTGAAAAAATTACTACTGGTGTTAATATTCCTCACATTAGCGGAAAAGATATCCTATCTTTCTCATTTGCGCTACCCCCATGTGAAACCCAAAAACGCATAGCCGAAATACTCTCAAACTATGACAACCTCATAGACAACAACAACCGCCGAATAGCACTACTAGAAGAGTCTATCCACCTGCTTTATAAAGATTGGTTTGTGCGTTTACGTTTCCCTGGTTATGAGTCAGTAAAAGTAGTTGATGGTGTTCCTGAAGGGTGGAAGAAAAAGACACTTCAAGATATTGTGTCACCTATTAGACAATCTATTCATCCTTCAAATATTGAAGCAAATACGCCTTACGTTGGGCTTGAACATATTCCAAGACAATCTATAGCCCTTACAAATTGGGGATATAGTCACCAAGTGAATAGTAATAAGTTTATCTTTATTAAGAATGATATTTTATTTGGTAAAATTAGACCTTATTTTCACAAAGTTGTTTTTGCACCAATAAATGGTATATGTTCCTCTGATGCTATTGTGATTCGTCCACTAAGCAAAGATTTTTTCGGATTAGCACTAGCACTTGTTTCTAGTATTTCTTTTGTTGATTATACCTCTAAAACATCTAAAGAAGGCTCGAAAATGCCTCGTGCTAATTGGGATGTTATGGAACAATATCCAGCATTAATTCCTAACTCAAAATTATTGGAAGATTTTAATAATTTAGTAAGTTTAGCAACGAACCAAATAACAAATTTAATATTTATGAATCAACGTCTTATCCAAGCTCGTGATTTACTTCTACCGCGTCTCATGAATGGAACTATAACCGTATAA